The sequence ATCGTCGGATACGCAAGTGTTACCAGAGGAAGAACTTTCTTTATACTCGGTAAATCAAAATGAGCTGCAGCCTGTTAATGCGCCGTTTATGGTGCCTGGCATTTACAAAAAGATAGCAAATGCGCCGTTAACTTCAAGTGATTGTAACAAGAAAAATGCTGCCACAGAAGCAACTAATGTATTCTTCACAACAAAGCGAGCTAAAGGAAAAATCAtttccagaaatcagtttgaAAATTGTTCCGGTGCAGAAGAATCCAAAGAGCAGTACGGGAACAGTGAACAAGAAAATTGTATGGCAGATGCCAACAGCAAAGGCATTGAGATTTCATCTTCCGATATTCTATTAAAATTAGCTTCCAGTATACTAAAGTCAGCGCCAAATGATCAATTAGAGATCGATAGGTAAATATTAAGGTTATAttgggggttgttgttgttgtgttaacattgcttcgccccattcaatggacacgaccactcataaattgtcatcaaagtcctttaacgggagtccaaagaaactgaCAGTTTTAGCAGGGGCGAACCATAGGGAGATTGGCGTTAGAGGAGTAGGTTCCACACTACAATTTAAATGATGGtagatgtcatgtggggacacatcgcatgaaGGACATTCATTACGTTTGTCGAGGTTGAtgctggacaagtaagagtttaacctatttcAGTATACAGAACGAAGATAGGCCAGGGTAcatcacgttgttgttgttgtagcgataaggacaccccgaaggccttggagagtgttatcgatgttgatggtcctttgccggatatagatcctgcacgttccggtaacaaagcaccattaacacgtctcccttggtagtgtgttttcttcttctgcaagagtaggatattgtatattaATAACAGGGTGCACGGGGCGCGTGTGGCTCTTTGCTTAGAGCCAGTATGTATGCCTggctggatcaaacggctgtctTGGTAGGCGCGGGATCTCGTTGgtgttattgttgtattaacgataaagacactccccgaaagttatggggagtgttatcgatgttgatggtcctttgccggatatagatccggtacgttccggtaaaaaagcaccgataaggtactagcccgaccatctcgggaacgatttatatgaccacattaaacattctaggccatccggcactccccaccccctagttccatgaggatttcggggtcgccagaggctcgactgttaatgaaacaggattcgccacggataagtgaggttggcaattgggttggagaagctatatattgcgctattttagtcacctcttacgacaggaatacctaccgcgggtatattctaagccccctaatccgctgggggcgCCGCATCTCATCATAGTACTTATGAAGATGTTCGCTTAACAGttatgtcgttgttgttgtagcagtgtgtGATCAGTTATCCCCCAGCCGGTTAAATGGATTGAAAATTCTTGACGCAAGTCATGTCTGTtataagaggcgacttaaattaACAGACTCAAAGGATCGAAGAGACAAAAATTGTTCCCGTGCAGTCGGCGAAGTACCGGCGCGTATCGGATTGATATACTGAAAAGGACTACTCACATCAGCAACATTTCCTTAACCTTCGGGGAGTGCTTTTTAGGTTTTACCAACAACAACTTACTATCAGAGGCCATGGGCTATCTTTAAAGATTCATAATGTAATATGCTAGTACTCTATGAAACTAATGCCACATTTTTTGTAGGAACAAAAACGAAGTAAAGCGCACACAGCCCAACAGCAGTAGAAGAATAATATATCATCTACTAGGTCCAGAAGATGTGGATCTTGACGACTATCCACCAAACACAACTGCTAGTGAGTAtatatcgttaatacaacaacagcaggaTATACATCGACCATTCAAGCTGAAAAGAGGCAGACCCAGAAAGCTACCAATGGAAAATGCCAATGAACAAATACCGCCCTCTTTGCCTAAAAAAATTAAAGTCGAACAAAACGCTAAAGAAGCAAAACAAACCGAAGCTAATGATAATTTTCAGCGGCCATTATTACGTACACGTTCGGGCCGCGTGGTGAAATCAGTTAAGCCGCAAACCCATGATGTTAGTAGCGATGGAACACAACTTTTGGAATTAGATCCTACAAAGGATTTGATCGAGGATGCGAAAGATAAGGACTTCTCAGTGCAAATTAAAGAAGATCCTCCGTTATCTACTTCTAGCGCAACAGAAATAGTAAATAAAAGACGAGTTCCACCTGAATCTATATGTCCAAAATGTGGTAAAATATTTTTAGGACGCCGTTTAAAACGGCATTTTACACAGCATCCCGATCATATGCTAGCTAGTATTACTGAACAGCAGCCACCTGTGCAAGAGTCGTCACGGCAGCAAGTTGGTGCGGACATTGAAAATCCTAACGAAGAAATTacactatttcattttcttatatcAAAGTTAAAAAATCCACTACTTAACGAAGATCAACGTGCTGATCTTTTCCTAAATGAATTAAATGATCTCATCGAACAACTACAGCTACGAAATACACGTCTAATACGTAATACCTCGGGTTTACACTTTGTTAGTGCACGTACAGCACGTGTGCTGGGAATACCTGAAGGTCAGTATGCACTCGATATGTCTGCCATAGAAACTGATGCGCCTTTGATGGACAATATGGAGCAACATTCGTACAATGGTGAAGAACAAAAACGACAACGACTTATTGCAACAAATGTAAACACACCCAGTATTGACTATAACGCTATCAGCTTGGATAATACGCTAACTGATGAGGCAGCACAAAAGTTAAATTTATCTGCTGGTGGAAAATTATTACCACCATCTGAGGAGAGTCTTCTTCGCGCTGTTGATGATTTAGTGCATGATGGCATAACTAAATTGGTTGATGCAAATCTACTGCAACCGCCACGTGCTGCAGTACAATCATCAGTTGCATCGAGTCTAGTATCGTCACACTATGACCACGTGAGCGATAATGCAGTGGAAGCGTTAactataaaagaaaataatataactCAAGAAGGAGCGCCGATATTAGGATTAGCAGTGGActtttttcaattcaagaataaCTGAATGACCCTGCGTTTGAACTAGGGTGGTATCGTGTGATAGGGTCACGGAtggaaaaccattttcactcgaATAAGTATGAAACTGTCAGGCCTTTAATAAAAATACTGATCAATTATGAATCTAGTTAGTACGCCCTGTCTaatgtgatttaaaaaattactttggATCTCGGACCGTAAAATACGATACTGGCCCtcggcccgtattacgtgttatgatccgtgatcgaaacgaattttttaaatcacaatagctctaaaATAGTAggtcggattaatggcatatacCTACTAGTGACAAATAGTaatcgttagatccataacttatgcATTGATCGTAACACGTGTCCATTGAGGTAAAATAACATGCGTTCCCACGGTTGAAGTGATATTTAAAAAGGATTGAAATAATTTCTACCTATAAATATTTGTTGCAAGATAttgatttacatatgtatattcgttGATTTATGAAAGctgtatttgtatgtattatgcgacaaTAAAGTTGtgtatttaattattaaataatgcCATGCTTCATTCCTTCATTGTTTGGCGCTTGGCCGAAAGCTTTTCCTTTACTCATATGCCTTGGCCTGGCTAGCGAGGTCACTGGATTTTTTCCAGCTGGATTATATCGCTGGATACCatttaatgatgatgatggcTAAACTACATATATCGATTTCTAACCAAAGCTTCTATAAGGACCAACTTAATAAGGTCCCTGCGGTGCAGGGTGATTTcttgtccccacttttgtttaactttttcatATCGAAGCTCTCTTGCCCACCCACGTCGATGATTGCTCGATAATGGTCGCAGGTTCTGGCCCATCCATTGGTAAAATATGCTATACAATTAACGATTATTTCCCTTGTCCTTCCAATTTATTCCCCTAGAGAAATTTGGCACTGCCACCTATCAAAGTCACAGCGACCTTATTTACATTGGGGACGTGGCAAGTGTCGGAATTATTAGACATCAACGACGATGACTTTACCGACTGTAATACACCTTAAACTACcaggtgtgactttcgatcatgACCAAGTTCAGATGCGTAACAAAATCGTCCAGGCCCtcgccggcagcacttggggcaaaTACAAAGAAACGCTTATAGCCACTTATAAAGCGATTGGCCGGCagcttgtatgctacgcgtccccaatatTGTCGCCGACTGAACGAAAAGACATGTTAAAGCACCGCGCTCAACCATCTAAACAGTACGGCGAAAATACTCACCCATGAAGGAGAGATTGGAAATGCTCAACACACAGTTTCTGCTAAATACCTGGAAATCAGGGCATCCCATAGACATCTGGTTCAAGAGGCCCCACCTCCCAGGAACTTAAGAGGTCATCTCCGCCAGCACTATGAAGCTATCCGCCACTCAAGAAGTCAGGCCAGTTATTTTGCCAAAAATTTACCGGTGAACTCCGCTCTCAAAGGGAAATACCCTAAACTGCTACAACACCAACTAAACTGAACTGCTGACAACATTTTATTACTTTAGTTTATGCTGAGCATTTTCCACGCTGTGCTAAAGTTGTGTAGGAGTATAAGGAGACATCTGTTAAAGTGGCACAAAACAGGGATTCAAGTGGTTATGTAGCGCAATATTTTCAAAGGGGTCTTCCAACCTGAGTGTGGCGAGACttgtttatttagcaggcgaggtgaccccaagttcctcacgaaAGCAGTGGGTGCAGTGGGTTAGATGACCTAGAAGATTCAACGAGATCATTTCAATTCATTGCCGGGAAGGTCGGTTTAGtatcaatatccggcaaaggaccatcaacatcaataaatCCCCAACAACTTTGGGGAATCTATTAACCTCTACAATAAGAAAAAGAAGAAGGGCATCCCAGCAAATAACTGCTTGACactaaggcagtcggttctatgtaccggagcgactcgggatttttcccgaccaaggactgtcatttcagtgtgaccccatttaatttgttgcgtccctcccacaaattgtcatcctcccagcagctccttgctgcaggactgctccatattctcattctccgggaaggcatcgaatccaatccgggtccgcctcctgacccctgtcctgagaaatggttttgctgcgtctgccggaaaagaatctttttaggacgctcatgctctgttcagtgtgtctcgtgtaagggatagttgcatcggacaagttgttctgggcttgatcccaaaacccgacgtccacgtaacttttataaatcttttgtggctccttgctgttcacgcccaagggcgtcccgtagtctacgccaaagcatcccccccccccccccccccccccccgctaccttccaacagccccgctgctcagcaagccacaacaggtacccgctgctgctcgcgccccacggcgccaacaactcaaacagttgctaccactcataactactaccttcgtagtagagtcggtggcaatgctgagcatcagcccctggcccctgtcttctccccccctcttttccggcagcaatcgtgtaggtcagggaaacagactcttagtccctacctccgtttgcaccgtttgccagcacagaatatacagGTTTGCGACTTCCgttcaatgcagctcctgccttgcgTGGTGCCACTtgcctagatgttctggtctccgcgacgggtttcatcgcgccatgttgtcatttcgcaaacccaaatcatccgggtaccccaatgtttGCCCAAgaacgcccagtcccagggccaccacagcaattgcgtcctggccttccacaacccaggcgtagtcacccgtcacttacgaccagagtggcggcgtctctccttatgcacttcagaattctgcagttaaactgtaatggactaactgggaagattacggagatagtcgatatcatgaagcggcacaacatccgcattgctgcgattcaagagactacactcacagcaagatctgcattgcagacctgctctgggtataatgtccacaggaaagacaccgagagcggaaatggaggcggcctcgcgtttatcatacaccactctgtgcaatattatatatttgatcctggcatcgaccgcagggacaatgtcttagaacgtcaaggcctatctgtccggtcaggcgatgcaaacctagaaatcatcaacatctacatccctcctgccccctgttgccccagtggataccgccctaatatcagagccttactcactggcaacaatcgcattatcttaggcgatttcaatgcccatcacgatttatggcattcaaatgtgcgggcggacagtaggggtgagatgttggcggatcaaatagaagaaacgacgttctgcacaataaacggagactcgaaaactgcgtcaactggcagccgatggtaacattggaatccgaccacctgcccatacttatttcgcttgagcgtaccgccgacttcatcgtcaccgaaaaacgcactttcataaacttcaaaaaaggaaagtgggatgaatgtaaatcttttacagacaaccgctttgctgccctccttatcccgactgatgctcgccaaggggagcgtgccttccgtaaggtcattgaatccgcctcggcacgtttcattcccgccgggagaattcccgaaatccggctcacttcccggcggaggccgcaaacttagcgagagaacatgaccttataagacagcttgatccaggtgacccccaaataagggatataaaccaacgcatcagattgtggacgaacacaagcgggcgaaatgggaggagcacctaagaggttgtaacctctctatcggtgtgggtaaactttggtccaccgtaaagtccctatcaaatcctactaagcacaaagacaaagtttccatcgcctttggcgacaaagtgctgccggatgcgaaaaaatgcgcgagcgctttctgccgacaatatataatgcatcctacggtcgataAAGATAGACGGaaagccaatagacacgcacataaacacaaattcagcgcgtcaccaatcaccatcaccgctaaagaggttgaggacgccagtGGTCGCGCTagaccatccaaagcagtgggcccagacggcatagccatgccgatgcttaaaagcctaggga is a genomic window of Eurosta solidaginis isolate ZX-2024a chromosome 4, ASM4086904v1, whole genome shotgun sequence containing:
- the LOC137249193 gene encoding uncharacterized protein, which codes for MSLQDFNSFHNGSGGGITSYRKSNEEMDNIFEEIEELLKHNEGLEIPAKAATTAPRKTPLANFVNSNNATDAANFDFLPACDNEAFLISSDTQVLPEEELSLYSVNQNELQPVNAPFMVPGIYKKIANAPLTSSDCNKKNAATEATNVFFTTKRAKGKIISRNQFENCSGAEESKEQYGNSEQENCMADANSKGIEISSSDILLKLASSILKSAPNDQLEIDRNKNEVKRTQPNSSRRIIYHLLGPEDVDLDDYPPNTTASEYISLIQQQQDIHRPFKLKRGRPRKLPMENANEQIPPSLPKKIKVEQNAKEAKQTEANDNFQRPLLRTRSGRVVKSVKPQTHDVSSDGTQLLELDPTKDLIEDAKDKDFSVQIKEDPPLSTSSATEIVNKRRVPPESICPKCGKIFLGRRLKRHFTQHPDHMLASITEQQPPVQESSRQQVGADIENPNEEITLFHFLISKLKNPLLNEDQRADLFLNELNDLIEQLQLRNTRLIRNTSGLHFVSARTARVLGIPEGQYALDMSAIETDAPLMDNMEQHSYNGEEQKRQRLIATNVNTPSIDYNAISLDNTLTDEAAQKLNLSAGGKLLPPSEESLLRAVDDLVHDGITKLVDANLLQPPRAAVQSSVASSLVSSHYDHVSDNAVEALTIKENNITQEGAPILGLAVDFFQFKNN